Proteins from one Deltaproteobacteria bacterium CG2_30_66_27 genomic window:
- a CDS encoding CopG family transcriptional regulator yields the protein MKTSAVTIRMESDLQRLLDNVCKQSGRTRSDIVRDALKRQLSILRFEQLRRQVLPFAEARGYLTDEDVNKAVS from the coding sequence ATGAAAACCTCCGCCGTCACGATCCGCATGGAGTCTGACCTTCAGCGCCTGCTCGACAACGTCTGCAAGCAATCGGGACGCACGCGGAGCGACATCGTCCGCGACGCGCTCAAGCGCCAGCTCTCGATCCTGCGCTTCGAGCAGTTGCGCCGCCAGGTCTTGCCCTTCGCGGAAGCGCGAGGGTATCTCACGGACGAGGATGTGAACAAGGCCGTGTCGTGA
- a CDS encoding putative toxin-antitoxin system toxin component, PIN family: MRVFLDTNVLVSAFASRGLCADVVRHILAEHELLTGEVNIVELRRVLRDRIKVPPPIIASIEQLLRDQVVVPKPAKPHPLPIRDADDKWVLASAVAGNADVLVTGDADLLEMASRSSLPIVNPRGFWNMVRGG, encoded by the coding sequence GTGAGGGTGTTCCTCGACACGAACGTGCTGGTGAGCGCTTTCGCCTCGCGCGGCCTGTGCGCGGACGTCGTCCGGCATATCCTCGCGGAACACGAACTCCTCACCGGAGAGGTCAACATCGTCGAACTCCGCCGGGTTCTCCGCGACCGCATCAAGGTTCCTCCCCCCATCATCGCGTCGATCGAACAACTGTTGCGGGACCAGGTCGTCGTCCCGAAGCCTGCGAAGCCTCATCCATTGCCGATCCGGGACGCCGACGACAAGTGGGTCCTCGCTTCCGCCGTGGCGGGGAATGCCGATGTCCTTGTGACCGGGGACGCGGACCTGTTGGAAATGGCATCCCGATCATCGCTTCCGATCGTGAATCCAAGGGGTTTCTGGAACATGGTGCGAGGCGGATAG